A genomic window from Pseudocitrobacter corydidari includes:
- a CDS encoding prepilin-type N-terminal cleavage/methylation domain-containing protein, with product MPDALAKTRGFSLPEVLLAMLLMVSVVTALGGYYRSLALSNHQLNQYRQLWRYAWLQTQRQAHPVPEGWSSQRVQTTSQRCVSINVTITTPLGKQGHMTRLHCPVNL from the coding sequence ATGCCAGATGCCTTAGCCAAAACGCGCGGCTTTAGCCTGCCGGAAGTGCTACTGGCGATGCTGCTGATGGTCAGCGTTGTTACGGCGTTGGGTGGATATTATCGTAGCCTGGCGTTGAGCAACCATCAGCTTAATCAGTATCGCCAGCTATGGCGCTATGCATGGTTGCAAACGCAGCGGCAGGCTCATCCCGTGCCGGAAGGCTGGAGCAGCCAGCGCGTGCAGACAACAAGCCAACGTTGTGTCAGCATCAATGTTACTATTACTACCCCGCTGGGTAAGCAAGGTCATATGACGCGGCTGCATTGCCCCGTCAATCTGTAG
- the recC gene encoding exodeoxyribonuclease V subunit gamma produces the protein MLRVYHSNRLDVLEALMEFIVEQQRLDDPFESEMVLVQSTGMAQWLQMTLSQRFGIAANIDFPLPASFIWDMFTRVLPDIPGESAFNKQSMSWKLMTLLPQMLEDDAFTPLRHYLHDDADKRKLFQLASRVADLYDQYLVYRPQWLTDWENDKLVDGLGEAQLWQAPLWKALVAHTEALGQPLWHRANLYQRFINILEQSETCPEGLPSRVFICGISALPPVYLHALQALGKHIDIYVLFTNPCRYYWGDIQDPAFLARLQARQRRHFREERELPLFRDADAAPGLFNDDGEQNVTNPMLASWGKLGRDYIYLLAGLEHYQELEAFVDIDPDNLLHNLQHDVLELKNSAIAGRTAQEFAHSGGKRVLKPDDRSLTVHVCHSPQREVEILHDRLLAMLEADPTLTPRDIIVMVADIDSYSPFIQAVFGSATGERYLPYAISDRRARQAHPAMQAFITLLSLPDSRFVSEDVLALLDVPVLAARFNIDEEGLRYLRQWVNESGIRWGLDDDNVRELDLPATGQHTWRFGLTRMLLGYAMESQQGEWQSVLPYDESSGLIAELVGHLASLLMQLNHWRQGLSQDRPLEEWLPVCRDMLNDFFLPDQDTEAALALIEQQWQAIIAQGTQSQYEGMVPLSLLRDELASRLDQERISQRFLAGPVNICTLMPMRSIPFKVVCLLGMNDGVYPRALPPLGFDLMSQKPVRGDRSRRDDDRYLFLEALMSAGQTLYISYIGRSIQDNSERYPSVLVQELLDYIGQSHCLEGDEALNCDESDKRVKAHIMHQHTRMPFDAENFTANERQSYAREWLAAASQQGEAHSPFIQPLAPLDITHLPLEQLQRFWQHPVRAFFQMRLQVNFRSEESEIPDTEPFTLEGLTRYQLNQQLLNTLIEEQDAGQMYRRYRAAGTLPYGPYGEIAWEVQRQEMEALATRVIELREPAQSMEIDLECAGVNITGWLAQVQSNGLLRWRPSLLSVSQGMQLWLEHLVYCASGGCGESRLLLRKEGEWRFPPLSATEASGYLAELVEGYRLGMTQPLLFLPESGGAWLKACFDAESNTLLMDDETQQKARSKFLQAYEGNMVVSGEGSDLWYQRLWRTLENEQYEAIIEQTQRYLLPVFRYHQS, from the coding sequence ATGTTACGGGTCTACCACTCCAATCGTCTGGATGTGCTGGAAGCATTAATGGAGTTCATTGTTGAGCAACAGCGGCTCGATGACCCATTCGAGTCTGAAATGGTGCTGGTGCAAAGCACCGGGATGGCACAATGGCTACAGATGACCCTGTCGCAACGCTTTGGCATTGCGGCGAATATCGACTTTCCGCTTCCCGCCAGCTTTATCTGGGATATGTTCACCCGCGTGCTGCCGGATATTCCCGGCGAAAGCGCCTTCAACAAGCAGAGCATGAGCTGGAAGCTGATGACCCTGCTGCCGCAAATGCTGGAGGACGACGCTTTTACCCCGCTGCGCCACTATCTGCACGACGATGCCGACAAGCGCAAACTGTTCCAGCTTGCCTCACGGGTGGCGGATCTCTACGACCAGTATCTGGTGTATCGTCCACAGTGGCTAACCGACTGGGAAAACGACAAGCTGGTGGATGGCCTCGGTGAGGCGCAGCTCTGGCAGGCACCCCTGTGGAAAGCGCTGGTGGCGCACACCGAAGCGCTCGGTCAGCCGCTCTGGCACCGTGCCAATTTGTATCAGCGTTTTATCAATATCCTTGAACAAAGCGAGACGTGCCCGGAAGGCCTGCCATCGCGCGTGTTTATCTGCGGTATTTCGGCGCTGCCGCCGGTTTATCTCCACGCCTTACAGGCGCTGGGCAAGCATATTGATATCTACGTGCTGTTCACTAACCCTTGCCGTTACTACTGGGGCGATATTCAGGACCCGGCGTTTCTGGCGCGTTTGCAGGCGCGCCAGCGTCGCCACTTCCGTGAAGAACGCGAGTTGCCGCTGTTTCGCGACGCCGACGCCGCGCCGGGTTTGTTTAACGACGACGGCGAGCAGAATGTCACCAACCCGATGCTGGCCTCCTGGGGCAAGCTGGGGCGCGATTATATTTACCTGCTTGCTGGTCTGGAGCATTATCAGGAGCTGGAAGCGTTTGTTGATATTGACCCGGATAACCTGCTGCACAACCTGCAACATGACGTTCTCGAATTAAAGAATTCCGCCATTGCCGGGCGCACGGCGCAAGAGTTTGCCCACAGCGGCGGCAAACGCGTATTGAAGCCTGACGATCGCAGCCTGACGGTTCACGTCTGCCACAGCCCGCAGCGCGAAGTGGAAATATTGCACGATCGCCTGCTGGCGATGCTGGAAGCAGACCCGACGCTGACGCCGCGCGATATCATTGTGATGGTCGCTGACATCGACAGCTACAGCCCGTTTATTCAGGCGGTGTTTGGCAGCGCCACCGGCGAGCGCTATCTGCCGTATGCCATTTCCGACCGTCGCGCCCGTCAGGCGCATCCGGCGATGCAGGCGTTTATCACGCTGCTCTCGCTGCCCGACAGCCGCTTTGTCAGCGAAGACGTGCTGGCGCTGCTGGACGTACCCGTGCTGGCCGCTCGTTTCAACATTGATGAAGAGGGGCTGCGCTACCTGCGCCAGTGGGTGAATGAGTCCGGTATTCGCTGGGGGCTTGATGACGATAACGTCCGCGAACTCGATCTTCCTGCCACCGGGCAACATACCTGGCGCTTTGGCCTGACGCGTATGCTGCTTGGCTACGCGATGGAAAGCCAGCAGGGCGAGTGGCAATCGGTCTTACCTTATGATGAGTCCAGCGGTCTGATTGCCGAACTGGTGGGGCACCTGGCATCGTTATTAATGCAGCTTAACCACTGGCGGCAGGGCTTATCGCAGGATCGCCCGCTGGAAGAGTGGCTGCCGGTGTGTCGCGATATGCTCAACGACTTCTTCCTGCCGGATCAAGATACGGAAGCCGCACTGGCGCTGATTGAACAGCAGTGGCAGGCGATTATTGCGCAGGGAACGCAGTCTCAATACGAGGGCATGGTCCCGCTTTCACTGCTGCGCGACGAGCTGGCTTCCCGGCTCGATCAGGAGCGCATCAGCCAGCGCTTCCTGGCGGGGCCGGTGAACATCTGTACCCTGATGCCGATGCGTTCCATTCCGTTCAAAGTGGTGTGCCTGCTGGGCATGAACGATGGTGTGTATCCGCGCGCGCTACCGCCGCTGGGCTTCGATTTGATGAGCCAGAAACCGGTGCGCGGCGACCGCAGCCGTCGCGATGACGACCGCTATCTGTTCCTCGAAGCGCTGATGTCCGCCGGGCAGACGCTCTATATCAGCTACATTGGCCGTTCCATTCAGGACAACAGCGAACGTTACCCGTCGGTGCTGGTGCAGGAACTGCTGGATTACATCGGGCAAAGCCATTGCCTGGAAGGTGATGAAGCGCTGAACTGCGACGAGAGCGATAAGCGCGTGAAAGCGCATATCATGCACCAGCATACGCGCATGCCGTTTGATGCCGAGAACTTCACAGCCAATGAGCGGCAAAGCTACGCCCGCGAATGGCTCGCGGCGGCCAGCCAGCAAGGCGAGGCGCATTCGCCGTTTATTCAGCCCCTCGCGCCGCTCGATATCACGCATCTACCGCTGGAGCAGCTTCAGCGCTTCTGGCAGCACCCGGTGCGCGCCTTCTTCCAGATGCGCTTACAGGTAAATTTCCGTTCCGAAGAGAGTGAAATCCCGGATACCGAACCGTTTACCCTGGAAGGGCTGACCCGCTATCAGCTCAATCAACAGCTACTGAATACGCTGATTGAAGAGCAGGACGCCGGGCAGATGTATCGCCGCTATCGGGCGGCGGGCACGCTGCCTTACGGGCCATACGGAGAAATTGCCTGGGAAGTGCAGCGTCAGGAAATGGAGGCGCTGGCCACGCGCGTTATCGAGCTGCGCGAGCCTGCGCAAAGCATGGAGATCGACCTTGAGTGTGCTGGCGTTAACATCACCGGCTGGCTGGCGCAAGTGCAGTCGAACGGATTGTTGCGCTGGCGCCCATCTTTGCTCAGCGTTTCACAGGGAATGCAACTTTGGCTGGAACACCTTGTCTATTGTGCCAGTGGCGGATGCGGCGAGAGCCGTCTGCTGCTGCGCAAAGAGGGGGAGTGGCGCTTCCCTCCGCTGTCGGCTACGGAAGCGAGCGGCTATCTTGCCGAGCTGGTTGAAGGTTACCGACTCGGCATGACGCAGCCGCTACTGTTCCTGCCTGAAAGCGGTGGTGCCTGGCTGAAAGCCTGCTTCGACGCCGAAAGCAACACGCTCCTGATGGACGACGAAACGCAGCAAAAAGCGCGAAGCAAGTTCCTTCAGGCGTATGAAGGGAATATGGTAGTCAGTGGCGAAGGCAGTGACTTATGGTATCAACGTCTGTGGCGCACGCTCGAAAATGAGCAATATGAAGCCATTATCGAACAGACGCAGCGCTACCTGTTGCCGGTTTTCCGTTATCACCAGTCATAA